In Hippoglossus stenolepis isolate QCI-W04-F060 chromosome 21, HSTE1.2, whole genome shotgun sequence, one DNA window encodes the following:
- the LOC118100772 gene encoding interferon a3, with translation MLHRIFLVCLGLSVAGSALSCRWMDQKFKQLSENSLDLLEMMAHNSTNSTEDVEVSFPEDLYSQKSKASDEDKLALTVQVLEEVVLLFEEDHRAASWDERRLEDFLNVMSRQADGLRSCIVSHIHKKKNKKLRMYFKRLSRHLLHRLDYTAESWELIRKQIESHLMRSDLLLSSLLTRD, from the exons ATGCTCCACAGGATCTTCTTAGTTTGCCTCGGCCTGAGCGTCGCAGGCTCGGCGCTGAGCTGCAGATGGATGGATCAAAAGTTCAAACAGCTCAGTGAGAACTCTTTGGATCTACTAGAGATGATG gcTCATAACTCCACCAACTCCACTGAggatgttgaagtgtccttCCCTGAGGATCTGTACAGTCAGAAGTCCAAAGCATCA GATGAGGATAAACTTGCGCTCACGGTGCAGGttctggaggaggtggtgttgctgtttgaggaggacCACCGCGCTGCATCATGGGACGAGAGAAGATTGGAGGACTTCCTCAACGTCATGAGCCGACAGGCTGACGGCCTTCGCTCCTGT ATTGTGAGCCACATtcacaagaagaagaacaagaagctgCGCATGTATTTCAAGAGACTGTCACGTCATCTCCTACATAGACTG gactaCACTGCTGAATCCTGGGAGCTGATCAGGAAGCAAATTGAAAGTCATCTGATGAGATCAGACCTGCTGCTTTCATCTCTACTCACCAGAGACTAG
- the cd79b gene encoding uncharacterized protein cd79b: MGWLLAGCCALALIGLSEALSVTQIPRFYGVQTNRNVGIFCILRPNLPATVGWFKAHVYDEDPKDRVKVEGERIGFKHRDHTLNFLLNITNVHVEDSAVYFCKVNNTWGPGTQLIVLKATDLSMAKYRTMLKDALIFIQGLLLAAAVAAILLRGRIVSEKTEIIYEEPETDHIYEGLAIERCDGGLYEELSVYAQADDAEAPWE; this comes from the exons AGGCTCTGAGCGTTACCCAGATTCCCCGGTTCTACGGTGTACAAACCAACCGCAACGTGGGCATTTTCTGTATCTTAAGGCCAAATCTGCCAGCCACCGTGGGTTGGTTCAAGGCCCATGTGTACGATGAGGATCCTAAAGACAGAGTCAAGGTAGAGGGAGAAAGGATTGGATTTAAACACCGGGATCACACCCTAAACTTCCTTCTCAACATCACAAATGTGCACGTAGAGGACAGCGCAGTGTACTTCTGCAAGGTCAACAACACGTGGGGGCCCGGAACTCAACTTATAGTCCTTA AGGCCACAGACCTTTCCATGGCAAAGTACAGGACCATGCTGAAGGACGCTCTCATCTTCATCCAGGGCCTCCTGCTGGCTGCGGCTGTCGCTGCTATCCTGCTGCGAGGAAGAATAGTG tCAGAAAAGACGGAAATCATATATGAGGAGCCTGAGACTGATCACATCTATGAG ggtTTGGCGATCGAGAGGTGTGACGGAGGCCTGTATGAGGAACTGTCGGTGTACGCCCAGGCTGACGATGCTGAAGCCCCCTGGGAGTGA
- the LOC118100928 gene encoding interferon a3-like gives MDQKFKQLSENSLDLLEMMAHNSTNSTEDVEVSFPEDLYSQKSKASDEDKLALTVQVLDEVVLLFEEDHRAASWDERRLEDFLNVMSRQADGLRSCIVSHIHKKKNKKLFMYFKRLSRHLLHQLDYTAESWELIRKQIESHLMRSDLLLSSLLTED, from the exons ATGGATCAAAAGTTCAAACAGCTCAGTGAGAACTCTTTGGATCTACTAGAGATGATG gcTCATAACTCCACCAACTCCACTGAggatgttgaagtgtccttCCCTGAGGATCTGTACAGTCAGAAGTCCAAAGCATCA gaTGAGGATAAACTTGCGCTCACGGTGCAGGTTCTGGATGAGGTGGTGttgctgtttgaggaggacCACCGCGCTGCATCATGGGACGAGAGAAGATTGGAGGACTTCCTCAACGTCATGAGCCGACAGGCTGACGGCCTTCGCTCCTGT attgtGAGCCACATtcacaagaagaagaacaagaagctgTTCATGTATTTCAAGAGACTGTCACGTCATCTGCTACATCAACTG gactaCACTGCTGAATCCTGGGAGCTGATCAGGAAGCAAATTGAAAGTCATCTAATGAGATCAGACCTGCTGCTTTCATCTCTACTCACCGAAGACTAG
- the LOC118100748 gene encoding interferon a3-like: MLHRIFLVCLGLSVAGSALSCRWMDQKFKQLSENSLDLLEMMAHNSTNSTEDVEVSFPEDLYSQKSKASDEDKLALTVQVLEEVVLLFEEDHRAASWDERRLEDFLNVMSRQADGLRSCIVSHIHKKKNKKLRMYFKRLSRHLLHRLDYTAESWELIRKEIKSHLMRSDLLLSSLLTRD, encoded by the exons ATGCTCCACAGGATCTTCTTAGTTTGCCTCGGCCTGAGCGTCGCAGGCTCGGCGCTGAGCTGCAGATGGATGGATCAAAAGTTCAAACAGCTCAGTGAGAACTCTTTGGATCTACTAGAGATGATG gcTCATAACTCCACCAACTCCACTGAggatgttgaagtgtccttCCCTGAGGATCTGTACAGTCAGAAGTCCAAAGCATCA GATGAGGATAAACTTGCGCTCACGGTGCAGGttctggaggaggtggtgttgctgtttgaggaggacCACCGCGCTGCATCATGGGACGAGAGAAGATTGGAGGACTTCCTCAACGTCATGAGCCGACAGGCTGACGGCCTTCGCTCCTGT ATTGTGAGCCACATtcacaagaagaagaacaagaagctgCGCATGTATTTCAAGAGACTGTCACGTCATCTCCTACATAGACTG gactaCACTGCTGAATCCTGGGAGCTGATCAGGAAGGAAATTAAAAGTCATCTGATGAGATCAGACCTGCTGCTTTCATCTCTACTCACCAGAGACTAG